TGCTAACTCTCGCCTCCAATCAGGGACGTCTATAACAACAATCATTGGAATGCTTATTTCTGGACTTGTAGTGGCTAAATTAGATGCAGTATGGTTTCTTGATCTATGCTATTTGTATTTTTATAGCTTCGTTTTTAACTATCTTGACTAAACCATCTACCATAAATGAAGAAGAAAGTAGCATAAATACTGATAAAAAGAATCTTTTAGGGAATTTAATAAAGGGCTTTGTAAAATTGATAGATGTTAAGGATGCTCTAAGAGTAACTATTCTGGTAGGGGTTATCTCAGGTGTCAGTGGAATTATAAACGTACTATATCTTGTTTTTGTAACAGAAGTATTAGGTATGGAGGAATCCTTTTATTCCGTTTTAATGGTTATAGAAGCTGTAGGATTATTCATAGGTAGTCTTATTGTTAAACATCTTCAAAATAAATTAGGTTATCTACCTCTTTTGAGTTTATGTACAATTGTGGATGGAATATGTATTGGTTTACATTATTCAATAGATTCTATGTTCTCATTTTTATTCTTAGGGTTACTAACCGGTACAGTTGGAGCTCAAATATCAATATTATCAAATTCAATTCTACAAAAAACCACAGAAGCATCAAGTAGGGCAAGTGTTTTTGGATCATTCCAGATGATAATAGGTATTTTTTCTATTCCTGGCCTTTTTATCGGGGGTCTAATACAATCAAACGAGAATGTTCGAATTCTTTTTGGAATTAGTGGGTTAATAATTACATTAATAGGTTTATATTACTTTACAAAAAGTTACTTCAATAAAAACAAAATTAATAACAATGTAGATAAAAGTTCGATATCTAATAGTAATGGTTAAACTATTAT
The window above is part of the Metabacillus sp. B2-18 genome. Proteins encoded here:
- a CDS encoding MFS transporter, which translates into the protein MTKPSTINEEESSINTDKKNLLGNLIKGFVKLIDVKDALRVTILVGVISGVSGIINVLYLVFVTEVLGMEESFYSVLMVIEAVGLFIGSLIVKHLQNKLGYLPLLSLCTIVDGICIGLHYSIDSMFSFLFLGLLTGTVGAQISILSNSILQKTTEASSRASVFGSFQMIIGIFSIPGLFIGGLIQSNENVRILFGISGLIITLIGLYYFTKSYFNKNKINNNVDKSSISNSNG